A DNA window from Daucus carota subsp. sativus chromosome 3, DH1 v3.0, whole genome shotgun sequence contains the following coding sequences:
- the LOC108213618 gene encoding uncharacterized protein LOC108213618, which produces MRSFGFWILLLLVGTALVCLVTIINTSLPDTDFNLHKKDMTLTTTSRKMKNIGYTSKTGADHYYLEDYGRNDPVPSSKAYIRHGTIQHGSPLMPYIPKPSPPAPPVPGRAKRDGLP; this is translated from the exons atgAGGAGCTTTGGGTTCTGGATTTTGCTGCTTCTGGTTGGGACAGCTTTGGTTTGCCTTGTTACGATCATCAATACCTCTCTTCCTG ATACTGATTTCAACCTACATAAGAAAGACATGACTCTCACTACGACAAGCAGGAAAATGAAG AATATTGGTTATACCAGTAAGACGGGTGCTGATCACTACTATCTTGAAGATTATGGCCGTAATGATCCAGTTCCAAGTTCGAAAGCTTACATACGACATGGAACTATCCAGCATGGCTCTCCCTTAATGCCTTATATCCCAAAGCCTTCACCTCCTGCACCGCCTGTGCCAGGTCGTGCAAAGCGTGATGGATTACCATGA